In a single window of the Zea mays cultivar B73 chromosome 5, Zm-B73-REFERENCE-NAM-5.0, whole genome shotgun sequence genome:
- the LOC103626013 gene encoding protein CDC73 homolog isoform X3: MDPLSVLRDYAGRNELDKIIFSGDEIHFGSDYTFPASTPTAFASKQSGRPYPLSAAVFLAQHHDLKHTDFIQAARLRRIPPVSLPDRKTFLDFLRFGHNSLPSADPLLPSAFQPQEPHLHPPSPPPEDPAATEEATTGKQIRALERPFKDRNSILDARGRDFLAVFHAAVRRQDEQLKGGGKDAAPSSRPNSGSVAAALAKPKVLDRSLGDGVVPIILVPSASQTLITIYNVKEFLEDGVFVPSEERMRATKGGKPESVTVQKKLIRTERAGGAGGAVSFEVRDKPASLKSDDWGRVVAVFVLGKEWQFKDWPFKDHVEIFNRGRSSKHRFNRACT; encoded by the exons ATGGATCCCCTCTCCGTGCTCCGCGACTACGCTGGCCGCAACGAGCTGGACAAGATCATCTTCTCCGGCGACGAGATCCACTTCGGCTCTGACTACACCTTCCCGGCTTCCACCCCCACCGCCTTCGCCTCCAAGCAGTCAGGTCGCCCCTACCCGCTCTCCGCTGCCGTCTTCCTCGCGCAGCACCACGACCTCAAGCACACCGACTTCATCCAGGCCGCGCGCCTCCGCCGCATCCCGCCCGTATCGCTCCCCGACCGCAAGACCTTCCTCGACTTCCTCCGCTTCGGCCACAACTCCCTCCCCTCCGCCGACCCGCTCCTCCCCTCCGCCTTCCAGCCGCAGGAGCCCCACCTCCATCCGCCCTCGCCTCCGCCGGAGGACCCCGCAGCTACCGAAGAGGCCACCACGGGAAAGCAAATCCGCGCGCTCGAGCGGCCCTTCAAGGACCGCAACTCAATCCTCGACGCCCGCGGCCGCGACTTTCTCGCCGTCTTCCATGCCGCCGTGCGCCGCCAGGACGAGCAGCTCAAGGGCGGCGGCAAGGATGCGGCGCCCTCTTCCCGCCCCAACTCTGGCTCCGTCGCTGCAGCCCTGGCCAAGCCCAAGGTGCTGGACAGGTCCCTGGGCGACGGCGTCGTGCCCATCATCCTTGTGCCCAGCGCCTCGCAGACGCTGATTACGATCTATAACGTCAAGGAGTTCCTCGAGGACGGGGTGTTCGTGCCCAGCGAGGAGAGGATGCGGGCGACCAAGGGAGGGAAGCCGGAGAGCGTCACGGTgcagaagaagctgattcgtacGGAGAGAGCTGGCGGCGCTGGGGGTGCCGTCTCCTTCGAGGTTAGGGACAAGCCGGCTTCGCTCAAGTCAGACGATTGGGGGCGGGTGGTGGCCGTGTTTGTGCTCGGCAAGGAGTGGCAGTTCAAAGACTGGCCCTTCAAGGACCATGTAGAGATCTTCAACAGAG GTCGAAGCAGCAAGCATCGGTTCAACAGAGCATGTACATGA
- the LOC103626013 gene encoding protein CDC73 homolog isoform X4: MDPLSVLRDYAGRNELDKIIFSGDEIHFGSDYTFPASTPTAFASKQSGRPYPLSAAVFLAQHHDLKHTDFIQAARLRRIPPVSLPDRKTFLDFLRFGHNSLPSADPLLPSAFQPQEPHLHPPSPPPEDPAATEEATTGKQIRALERPFKDRNSILDARGRDFLAVFHAAVRRQDEQLKGGGKDAAPSSRPNSGSVAAALAKPKVLDRSLGDGVVPIILVPSASQTLITIYNVKEFLEDGVFVPSEERMRATKGGKPESVTVQKKLIRTERAGGAGGAVSFEVRDKPASLKSDDWGRVVAVFVLGKEWQFKDWPFKDHVEIFNRGKCTLGIFL, from the exons ATGGATCCCCTCTCCGTGCTCCGCGACTACGCTGGCCGCAACGAGCTGGACAAGATCATCTTCTCCGGCGACGAGATCCACTTCGGCTCTGACTACACCTTCCCGGCTTCCACCCCCACCGCCTTCGCCTCCAAGCAGTCAGGTCGCCCCTACCCGCTCTCCGCTGCCGTCTTCCTCGCGCAGCACCACGACCTCAAGCACACCGACTTCATCCAGGCCGCGCGCCTCCGCCGCATCCCGCCCGTATCGCTCCCCGACCGCAAGACCTTCCTCGACTTCCTCCGCTTCGGCCACAACTCCCTCCCCTCCGCCGACCCGCTCCTCCCCTCCGCCTTCCAGCCGCAGGAGCCCCACCTCCATCCGCCCTCGCCTCCGCCGGAGGACCCCGCAGCTACCGAAGAGGCCACCACGGGAAAGCAAATCCGCGCGCTCGAGCGGCCCTTCAAGGACCGCAACTCAATCCTCGACGCCCGCGGCCGCGACTTTCTCGCCGTCTTCCATGCCGCCGTGCGCCGCCAGGACGAGCAGCTCAAGGGCGGCGGCAAGGATGCGGCGCCCTCTTCCCGCCCCAACTCTGGCTCCGTCGCTGCAGCCCTGGCCAAGCCCAAGGTGCTGGACAGGTCCCTGGGCGACGGCGTCGTGCCCATCATCCTTGTGCCCAGCGCCTCGCAGACGCTGATTACGATCTATAACGTCAAGGAGTTCCTCGAGGACGGGGTGTTCGTGCCCAGCGAGGAGAGGATGCGGGCGACCAAGGGAGGGAAGCCGGAGAGCGTCACGGTgcagaagaagctgattcgtacGGAGAGAGCTGGCGGCGCTGGGGGTGCCGTCTCCTTCGAGGTTAGGGACAAGCCGGCTTCGCTCAAGTCAGACGATTGGGGGCGGGTGGTGGCCGTGTTTGTGCTCGGCAAGGAGTGGCAGTTCAAAGACTGGCCCTTCAAGGACCATGTAGAGATCTTCAACAGAG ggaaatgtacccttgggatatttctataa
- the LOC103626013 gene encoding protein CDC73 homolog isoform X2, translating into MDPLSVLRDYAGRNELDKIIFSGDEIHFGSDYTFPASTPTAFASKQSGRPYPLSAAVFLAQHHDLKHTDFIQAARLRRIPPVSLPDRKTFLDFLRFGHNSLPSADPLLPSAFQPQEPHLHPPSPPPEDPAATEEATTGKQIRALERPFKDRNSILDARGRDFLAVFHAAVRRQDEQLKGGGKDAAPSSRPNSGSVAAALAKPKVLDRSLGDGVVPIILVPSASQTLITIYNVKEFLEDGVFVPSEERMRATKGGKPESVTVQKKLIRTERAGGAGGAVSFEVRDKPASLKSDDWGRVVAVFVLGKEWQFKDWPFKDHVEIFNRGDDVWLSWLQGRSSKHRFNRACT; encoded by the exons ATGGATCCCCTCTCCGTGCTCCGCGACTACGCTGGCCGCAACGAGCTGGACAAGATCATCTTCTCCGGCGACGAGATCCACTTCGGCTCTGACTACACCTTCCCGGCTTCCACCCCCACCGCCTTCGCCTCCAAGCAGTCAGGTCGCCCCTACCCGCTCTCCGCTGCCGTCTTCCTCGCGCAGCACCACGACCTCAAGCACACCGACTTCATCCAGGCCGCGCGCCTCCGCCGCATCCCGCCCGTATCGCTCCCCGACCGCAAGACCTTCCTCGACTTCCTCCGCTTCGGCCACAACTCCCTCCCCTCCGCCGACCCGCTCCTCCCCTCCGCCTTCCAGCCGCAGGAGCCCCACCTCCATCCGCCCTCGCCTCCGCCGGAGGACCCCGCAGCTACCGAAGAGGCCACCACGGGAAAGCAAATCCGCGCGCTCGAGCGGCCCTTCAAGGACCGCAACTCAATCCTCGACGCCCGCGGCCGCGACTTTCTCGCCGTCTTCCATGCCGCCGTGCGCCGCCAGGACGAGCAGCTCAAGGGCGGCGGCAAGGATGCGGCGCCCTCTTCCCGCCCCAACTCTGGCTCCGTCGCTGCAGCCCTGGCCAAGCCCAAGGTGCTGGACAGGTCCCTGGGCGACGGCGTCGTGCCCATCATCCTTGTGCCCAGCGCCTCGCAGACGCTGATTACGATCTATAACGTCAAGGAGTTCCTCGAGGACGGGGTGTTCGTGCCCAGCGAGGAGAGGATGCGGGCGACCAAGGGAGGGAAGCCGGAGAGCGTCACGGTgcagaagaagctgattcgtacGGAGAGAGCTGGCGGCGCTGGGGGTGCCGTCTCCTTCGAGGTTAGGGACAAGCCGGCTTCGCTCAAGTCAGACGATTGGGGGCGGGTGGTGGCCGTGTTTGTGCTCGGCAAGGAGTGGCAGTTCAAAGACTGGCCCTTCAAGGACCATGTAGAGATCTTCAACAGAG GGGATGATGTGTGGCTGTCGTGGTTACAAGGTCGAAGCAGCAAGCATCGGTTCAACAGAGCATGTACATGA